One part of the Streptomyces lydicus genome encodes these proteins:
- the rlmN gene encoding 23S rRNA (adenine(2503)-C(2))-methyltransferase RlmN, giving the protein MPAPGELTFVAPRGAKKPPRHLADLSPAERREAVAAIGEKPFRAKQLSQHYFARYAHDPAQWTDIPAAAREKLAGELLPDLMKVVRHISCDDDTTRKTLWKLHDGTLVESVLMRYPDRVTMCISSQAGCGMNCPFCATGQAGLDRNLSTAEIVHQIVDGMRALRDGEVPGGPARLSNIVFMGMGEPLANYKRVVGAIRRLTDPEPDGLGLSQRGITVSTVGLVPAMLRFADEGFKCRLAVSLHAPDDELRDTLVPVNTRWKVREVLDAAWEYAEKSGRRISIEYALIRDINDQAWRGDLLGRLLKGKRVHVNLIPLNPTPGSKWTASRPEDERAFVRAIEAHGVPVTVRDTRGQEIDGACGQLAASER; this is encoded by the coding sequence ATGCCTGCACCCGGAGAACTCACGTTCGTCGCGCCTCGTGGCGCCAAGAAGCCCCCTCGGCACCTTGCCGATCTCAGTCCTGCCGAGCGCCGCGAAGCGGTGGCCGCGATCGGCGAGAAGCCGTTCCGTGCCAAGCAGCTCTCGCAGCACTACTTCGCCCGTTACGCGCACGACCCGGCGCAGTGGACCGACATCCCGGCTGCGGCGCGCGAGAAGCTGGCGGGCGAGCTGCTGCCGGACCTGATGAAGGTCGTACGGCACATTTCGTGCGATGACGACACCACCCGCAAGACGCTGTGGAAGCTGCACGACGGGACGCTCGTCGAGTCGGTGCTGATGCGCTACCCGGACCGGGTCACGATGTGCATCTCCTCGCAGGCCGGCTGCGGTATGAACTGCCCGTTCTGCGCCACGGGGCAGGCGGGGCTGGACCGTAACCTCTCCACCGCCGAGATCGTGCACCAGATCGTCGACGGGATGCGCGCGCTGCGCGACGGCGAGGTGCCGGGCGGGCCGGCGCGGCTGTCCAACATCGTCTTCATGGGGATGGGCGAGCCGCTGGCCAACTACAAGCGGGTGGTCGGCGCCATCCGGCGGCTGACGGACCCCGAGCCGGACGGGCTGGGGCTGTCCCAGCGGGGCATCACGGTGTCCACGGTCGGTCTCGTGCCGGCGATGCTGCGGTTCGCCGACGAGGGCTTCAAGTGCCGGCTGGCGGTCTCGCTGCACGCGCCGGACGACGAGCTGCGGGACACGCTCGTCCCCGTCAACACGCGCTGGAAGGTGCGTGAGGTGCTCGACGCGGCCTGGGAGTACGCGGAGAAGTCCGGGCGGCGCATCTCGATCGAGTACGCGCTGATCCGGGACATCAACGATCAGGCGTGGCGCGGTGACCTCCTGGGACGGCTGCTGAAGGGCAAGCGGGTCCATGTGAACCTGATCCCGCTGAACCCGACGCCCGGCTCGAAGTGGACCGCCTCGCGCCCGGAGGACGAGCGGGCGTTCGTGCGGGCCATCGAGGCGCACGGGGTTCCGGTCACGGTTCGCGACACCCGCGGGCAGGAGATCGACGGTGCGTGCGGGCAGCTGGCGGCCTCGGAACGCTGA
- a CDS encoding phosphatidate cytidylyltransferase — protein MNESSWGASPGAGRWGPPEHGPASSLRGAAPPSAGPVHDWGEAAQTRPMPIVPEPGGHQDDDREQRDIRNDRHDPDDRGAARLSGPLFRDEKPQEPMPTSFPGSDRTADSEKPKKKSAGRNLRAAIGVGVGLGVVILASLFVYKPVFVGVIAIAVVVGLWELTSRLAERKDIRVPLVPLAVGGTAMVVAGYVRGAEGAWVAMALTALAVLVWRMTEAPENYLRDVTAGVFAAFYVPFLATFVALMLAAGADGPQRVLTFLLLTVVSDTGAYAVGWRFGTHKLAPRISPGKTREGLVGAVLFAMVAGALCMQFLIKDGAWWQGLILGFAVAASATLGDLGESMIKRDLGIKDMGTLLPGHGGIMDRLDSLLPTAPVVWLLYVVFVGAG, from the coding sequence ATGAACGAGTCATCCTGGGGGGCCTCGCCCGGCGCCGGCCGATGGGGACCGCCCGAACACGGACCGGCCTCCTCGCTTCGCGGGGCGGCGCCGCCCTCGGCGGGTCCCGTGCACGACTGGGGTGAAGCGGCGCAGACTCGGCCCATGCCGATCGTGCCCGAGCCAGGCGGACACCAGGACGACGACCGGGAACAACGGGACATCCGGAATGACCGGCACGACCCGGACGACCGGGGGGCTGCTCGCCTGAGCGGCCCCCTGTTCCGCGATGAAAAGCCGCAGGAGCCCATGCCCACCTCTTTTCCCGGGTCCGACCGCACGGCGGACTCTGAGAAGCCGAAGAAGAAGAGCGCGGGCCGCAACCTGCGGGCCGCGATAGGGGTCGGTGTCGGCCTCGGCGTGGTCATCCTCGCGTCGCTCTTCGTCTACAAGCCCGTGTTCGTCGGCGTGATCGCGATCGCCGTCGTCGTGGGCCTGTGGGAGCTGACCTCGCGGCTGGCGGAGCGCAAGGACATCCGGGTGCCGCTGGTGCCGCTGGCGGTCGGCGGGACGGCCATGGTCGTCGCCGGATACGTACGGGGCGCCGAGGGCGCGTGGGTGGCCATGGCGCTCACCGCGCTGGCCGTCCTGGTCTGGCGGATGACCGAGGCGCCCGAGAACTACCTGCGGGATGTCACCGCCGGCGTCTTCGCGGCGTTCTACGTGCCCTTCCTCGCGACGTTCGTGGCGCTGATGCTCGCCGCCGGAGCCGACGGGCCGCAGCGGGTGCTGACGTTCCTGCTGCTGACGGTCGTCAGCGACACCGGCGCCTACGCCGTCGGCTGGCGCTTCGGCACGCACAAGCTCGCGCCGCGCATCAGCCCCGGCAAGACCCGTGAGGGCCTGGTCGGCGCGGTGCTCTTCGCGATGGTCGCCGGCGCCCTGTGCATGCAGTTCCTGATCAAGGACGGTGCCTGGTGGCAGGGCCTGATCCTCGGCTTCGCGGTCGCGGCCAGCGCCACCCTCGGCGACCTCGGCGAATCCATGATCAAGCGCGACCTGGGCATCAAGGACATGGGCACCCTGCTCCCCGGCCACGGCGGCATCATGGACCGCCTCGACTCCCTGCTGCCGACCGCCCCCGTGGTCTGGCTGCTGTACGTCGTCTTCGTCGGGGCGGGCTGA
- the frr gene encoding ribosome recycling factor, with translation MIEEILLEAEEKMEKAVVVAKEDFAAIRTGRAHPAMFNKIVADYYGAMTPINQLASFSVPEPRMAVVTPFDKSALRNIEQAIRDSDLGVNPSNDGSIIRVTFPELTEERRKEFIKVAKNKAEDSKISIRSVRRKAKEALDKLVKDKESGEDEVRRAEKELDDTTAKYVAQVDELLKHKETELLEV, from the coding sequence GTGATCGAAGAGATCCTCCTCGAGGCCGAGGAGAAGATGGAGAAGGCCGTCGTGGTCGCCAAGGAGGACTTCGCCGCGATCCGCACCGGGCGTGCGCACCCGGCGATGTTCAACAAGATCGTGGCTGACTACTACGGCGCGATGACGCCGATCAACCAGCTGGCGTCGTTCTCGGTTCCCGAGCCCCGCATGGCCGTGGTGACCCCGTTCGACAAGAGCGCGCTGCGCAACATCGAGCAGGCCATCCGCGACTCCGACCTCGGCGTCAACCCGAGCAACGACGGCAGCATCATCCGGGTGACCTTCCCCGAGCTGACCGAGGAGCGCCGCAAGGAGTTCATCAAGGTCGCCAAGAACAAGGCCGAGGACTCGAAGATCTCGATCCGCAGCGTCCGGCGCAAGGCCAAGGAGGCGCTGGACAAGCTCGTCAAGGACAAGGAGTCCGGCGAGGACGAGGTGCGCCGTGCGGAGAAGGAGCTCGACGACACCACCGCGAAGTACGTCGCGCAGGTGGACGAGCTGCTCAAGCACAAGGAAACCGAGCTCCTCGAGGTCTGA
- the pyrH gene encoding UMP kinase, whose amino-acid sequence MNHGADGAHTDHAGHGGRQRFLLKLSGEAFAGGGGLGVDPDVVHAMAREIAAVVRDGYEIAIVIGGGNFFRGAELQQRGMDRARSDYMGMLGTVMNCLALQDFLEKEGIDSRVQTAITMGQVAEPYIPLRAVRHLEKGRVVIFGAGMGMPYFSTDTTAAQRALEIDAEAMLMGKNGVDGVYDSDPKKNPDAVKFDALEYGEVIARDLKVADATAITLCRDNKLPILVFELLAEGNIARAVKGEKIGTLVSDQDTRA is encoded by the coding sequence ATGAATCACGGTGCCGACGGCGCGCACACAGACCATGCCGGTCACGGAGGCAGGCAACGCTTCCTGCTGAAGCTGTCTGGCGAAGCCTTCGCCGGCGGCGGCGGACTCGGTGTCGACCCCGACGTCGTGCACGCGATGGCCCGCGAGATCGCCGCCGTGGTGCGCGACGGCTACGAGATCGCCATCGTGATCGGCGGCGGCAACTTCTTCCGCGGTGCCGAACTCCAGCAGCGCGGCATGGACCGGGCCCGGTCCGACTACATGGGCATGCTCGGCACAGTGATGAACTGCCTCGCCCTCCAGGACTTCCTGGAGAAGGAAGGCATCGACTCGCGCGTCCAGACGGCGATCACCATGGGACAGGTGGCGGAGCCGTACATTCCGCTGCGCGCGGTGCGCCACCTGGAGAAGGGCCGGGTCGTGATCTTCGGCGCCGGCATGGGCATGCCGTACTTCTCCACGGACACCACGGCCGCCCAGCGCGCCCTGGAGATCGACGCCGAGGCCATGCTGATGGGCAAGAACGGTGTCGACGGCGTCTACGACTCCGACCCCAAGAAGAACCCCGACGCGGTGAAGTTCGACGCGCTCGAGTACGGCGAGGTCATCGCCCGCGACCTGAAGGTCGCCGATGCCACCGCCATCACGCTGTGCCGGGACAACAAGCTCCCGATCCTCGTGTTCGAACTGCTCGCCGAGGGCAACATCGCGCGTGCGGTGAAGGGTGAGAAGATCGGCACGCTCGTCAGCGATCAGGACACCCGGGCCTGA
- the tsf gene encoding translation elongation factor Ts gives MANYTAADVKKLRELTGAGMMDCKKALDEAEGNVDKAVEALRIKGQKGVAKREGRSAENGAVVSLIADDNTSGVIVELKCETDFVAKGDKFQAVANEIAAHVAKTSPADLEALLASEIEAGKTVQAFVDEANATLGEKIVLDRFAQFSGGYVSAYMHRTMPDLPPQIGVLVELDKENAEVAKGVAQHIAAFAPKYLAKEDVPAEVVEAERRVAEETTRAEGKPEAALPKIVEGRLNGFFKDATLLGQPYALDNKKSVEKVLQEAGVTLKRFSRIKVGI, from the coding sequence ATGGCGAACTACACCGCCGCTGACGTCAAGAAGCTCCGCGAGCTCACCGGCGCCGGCATGATGGACTGCAAGAAGGCCCTGGACGAGGCCGAGGGCAACGTCGACAAGGCCGTCGAGGCGCTGCGCATCAAGGGCCAGAAGGGCGTCGCCAAGCGTGAGGGCCGCTCCGCCGAGAACGGCGCCGTGGTTTCGCTGATCGCGGACGACAACACCTCCGGCGTCATCGTCGAGCTGAAGTGCGAGACGGACTTCGTCGCCAAGGGTGACAAGTTCCAGGCCGTCGCCAACGAGATCGCTGCGCACGTCGCGAAGACCTCCCCGGCCGACCTCGAGGCCCTGCTCGCCTCCGAGATCGAGGCCGGCAAGACCGTCCAGGCGTTCGTTGACGAGGCCAACGCCACCCTGGGCGAGAAGATCGTCCTGGACCGCTTCGCGCAGTTCTCCGGCGGCTACGTGTCGGCGTACATGCACCGCACCATGCCTGACCTGCCGCCGCAGATCGGTGTCCTCGTCGAGCTCGACAAGGAGAACGCCGAGGTCGCCAAGGGTGTCGCGCAGCACATCGCCGCCTTCGCGCCGAAGTACCTCGCCAAGGAGGACGTCCCGGCCGAGGTCGTCGAGGCCGAGCGCCGCGTCGCCGAGGAGACCACGCGTGCGGAGGGCAAGCCCGAGGCCGCCCTGCCGAAGATCGTCGAGGGTCGCCTCAACGGCTTCTTCAAGGACGCGACGCTGCTCGGTCAGCCGTACGCGCTCGACAACAAGAAGTCCGTCGAGAAGGTCCTCCAGGAGGCCGGTGTCACCCTGAAGCGCTTCTCGCGCATCAAGGTCGGCATCTGA
- the rpsB gene encoding 30S ribosomal protein S2, with product MAVVTMRELLESGVHFGHQTRRWNPKMKRFIFTERNGIYIIDLLQSLSYIDRAYEFVKETVAHGGSVMFVGTKKQAQEAIAEQATRVGMPYVNQRWLGGMLTNFSTVYKRLQRLKELEQIDFEDVAASGLTKKELLVLSREKAKLEKTLGGIREMQKVPSAVWIVDTKKEHIAVGEARKLNIPVVAILDTNCDPDEVDYKIPGNDDAIRSVTLLTRVIADAVAEGLIARSGAATGDQKPGDKAAAEPLAEWERDLLEGEKKADSEDAAEKPAEAPAAEAPAAEAEKPADAEQA from the coding sequence ATGGCCGTCGTCACGATGCGGGAGCTGCTGGAGAGCGGCGTCCACTTCGGGCACCAGACCCGCCGCTGGAACCCGAAGATGAAGCGCTTCATCTTCACGGAGCGCAACGGCATCTACATCATCGACCTGCTCCAGTCGCTGTCGTACATCGACCGCGCCTACGAGTTCGTCAAGGAGACCGTCGCCCACGGCGGCTCGGTCATGTTCGTCGGCACGAAGAAGCAGGCCCAGGAGGCCATTGCCGAGCAGGCGACCCGCGTGGGCATGCCCTACGTGAACCAGCGCTGGCTCGGCGGCATGCTGACCAACTTCTCGACCGTCTACAAGCGCCTGCAGCGCCTGAAGGAGCTCGAGCAGATCGACTTCGAGGATGTGGCCGCGTCCGGCCTCACCAAGAAGGAGCTCCTGGTTCTCTCCCGCGAGAAGGCCAAGCTGGAGAAGACCCTCGGTGGTATCCGCGAGATGCAGAAGGTGCCCAGCGCCGTCTGGATCGTGGACACCAAGAAGGAGCACATCGCCGTCGGTGAGGCGCGCAAGCTCAACATCCCGGTCGTCGCGATCCTCGACACCAACTGCGACCCGGACGAGGTCGACTACAAGATCCCGGGCAACGACGACGCGATCCGCTCCGTCACCCTGCTCACCCGCGTGATCGCCGACGCCGTCGCCGAGGGCCTCATCGCCCGCTCCGGTGCCGCCACCGGCGACCAGAAGCCCGGCGACAAGGCTGCCGCTGAGCCGCTGGCCGAGTGGGAGCGCGACCTGCTCGAGGGTGAGAAGAAGGCAGACTCCGAGGACGCTGCTGAGAAGCCCGCCGAGGCCCCGGCCGCTGAGGCCCCGGCCGCCGAGGCCGAGAAGCCGGCGGACGCCGAGCAGGCCTGA
- a CDS encoding M23 family metallopeptidase: MRRQTRETHRPTRHPRRPLHGTQPPRPVRGARLKNGAARRGTLPRFLRRAQTTSRGNPHHGQRPAPPPTTPRRAPLRPLPHQQPRTPGASCFFPARAATALLTPATAALLLTLPTATATVLPQPSPATAPPLAATATATTARPIAYTGTPTRGRTREATGGRDVRHGERQEAGRTGQLADRAWPVDGKGRSGIRPTVLRGWEPPPAPWAAGHRGVDLASPVGATVRSAAPGRVTYAGKVADRGVLTIELSPSGRPPLRTTYEPVRATVHKGQRVAAGQPVGELQRGPFHCREPCLHWGLRRGKTYLDPLSLLPPSMRNGGPSRLLPVFGVPLPADGPTGRRLPGPPKSAAEETRSKPSGAALTGAVALAAATLWAVGRLSPPRSARKRAHAGHKGARTAGKGGPEEHVSAGRARAAGPTT; encoded by the coding sequence ATGCGACGACAGACCCGAGAAACACACCGACCCACCCGACACCCGCGCCGCCCCCTCCACGGCACGCAGCCGCCGCGCCCCGTGCGAGGCGCGCGGCTCAAGAACGGGGCCGCCCGCCGGGGCACACTCCCTCGATTCCTCCGGCGCGCGCAGACCACGAGCCGGGGCAATCCCCACCACGGGCAGCGCCCCGCTCCCCCACCCACCACTCCCCGGCGCGCACCCTTACGCCCACTTCCCCACCAGCAGCCACGCACCCCCGGCGCCAGCTGCTTCTTCCCCGCCCGCGCGGCGACCGCACTCCTGACCCCCGCCACGGCCGCGCTGCTCCTCACCCTCCCGACAGCAACCGCGACCGTCCTCCCCCAGCCGTCTCCCGCGACGGCCCCACCCCTGGCGGCCACGGCGACGGCAACGACGGCGCGGCCGATCGCGTACACCGGAACACCCACACGCGGACGGACACGAGAAGCAACAGGGGGCCGGGACGTCCGGCACGGCGAGCGGCAGGAGGCCGGCCGGACGGGACAGCTGGCGGACCGGGCCTGGCCGGTGGACGGGAAGGGGCGGAGCGGCATACGGCCCACGGTGCTACGCGGCTGGGAACCGCCCCCGGCTCCCTGGGCCGCCGGGCACCGGGGCGTGGACCTGGCCTCCCCGGTCGGCGCGACCGTACGGTCCGCCGCGCCGGGCCGCGTGACCTACGCCGGGAAGGTCGCCGACCGTGGCGTCCTGACCATCGAACTGTCCCCCTCCGGCCGCCCGCCCTTACGAACCACGTACGAACCCGTACGCGCCACGGTCCACAAGGGCCAGCGCGTTGCTGCGGGCCAACCGGTCGGTGAACTGCAGCGCGGCCCGTTCCACTGCCGCGAACCGTGCCTCCACTGGGGCCTGCGCCGCGGCAAGACCTACCTGGATCCCCTGTCCCTACTGCCCCCGAGCATGCGCAACGGCGGCCCGTCCCGCCTGCTGCCGGTCTTCGGAGTCCCCCTGCCCGCCGACGGCCCCACCGGCCGCCGACTGCCGGGACCACCGAAGTCCGCAGCCGAGGAGACCAGGTCGAAACCGTCGGGCGCCGCTCTGACCGGGGCAGTCGCGCTCGCGGCCGCAACCCTCTGGGCCGTCGGCCGACTCTCGCCCCCTCGCTCGGCGAGAAAACGTGCCCACGCGGGGCACAAGGGCGCGCGTACTGCCGGGAAGGGAGGCCCCGAGGAGCACGTTTCCGCAGGCAGGGCGCGTGCCGCTGGGCCGACGACGTGA
- a CDS encoding TetR/AcrR family transcriptional regulator produces the protein MQRGALLDAARTLLSEGGTEALTFPALAERTGLARSSVYEYFRSRAAVVEELCAVDFPVWAAEVAAAMERVERPEEKIEAYVRRQLALVGDRRHRAVVAISAGELDAGAREKIRAAHGGLIAMIVEALAALGHEQPRLAAMLLQGVVDAAVRRIELGAAEDPTDITEAAVTMALRGVSHP, from the coding sequence ATGCAGCGCGGCGCCCTGTTGGACGCCGCTCGCACCCTGCTGTCCGAGGGCGGAACGGAAGCGCTGACCTTCCCCGCCCTCGCCGAGCGGACGGGACTCGCGCGCTCCTCCGTGTACGAGTACTTCCGCTCGCGAGCGGCCGTCGTCGAAGAGCTGTGCGCCGTCGACTTCCCTGTGTGGGCCGCCGAGGTCGCGGCGGCGATGGAGCGCGTCGAGCGTCCCGAGGAGAAGATCGAGGCGTATGTGCGCCGGCAGCTGGCACTGGTCGGTGACCGGCGCCACCGTGCCGTCGTCGCCATCTCGGCCGGCGAGCTGGACGCGGGCGCACGCGAGAAGATCCGCGCGGCGCACGGCGGGCTCATCGCCATGATCGTCGAGGCGCTCGCCGCCCTCGGTCACGAACAGCCCCGGCTCGCGGCCATGCTCCTCCAGGGCGTCGTCGACGCCGCGGTCCGCCGCATCGAACTCGGCGCCGCGGAAGACCCGACCGACATCACCGAGGCAGCGGTCACCATGGCCCTCCGCGGGGTGTCCCACCCCTAG
- the whiG gene encoding RNA polymerase sigma factor WhiG — MPQHTSGSDRAAVPPAARGSVRPAAPSSLDELWRSYKASGDGRLREQLILHYSPLVKYVAGRVSVGLPPNVEQADFVSSGVFGLIDAIEKFDPERSIKFETYAITRIRGAMIDELRALDWIPRSVRQKARAVERAYATLEAQLRRTPTEAEVAEEMGIALEELHGVFSQLSLANVVALEELLHVGGEGGERLSLMDTLEDTAAENPVEIAEDRELRRLLARAINTLPDREKTVVTLYYYEGLTLAEIGNVLGVTESRVSQIHTKSVLQLRAKLADVGR, encoded by the coding sequence ATGCCCCAGCACACCTCCGGGTCTGACCGCGCGGCAGTACCACCCGCCGCGCGCGGCAGCGTGCGCCCCGCCGCGCCCAGCTCCCTCGACGAGCTGTGGCGCTCCTACAAGGCATCGGGCGACGGCAGGCTGCGGGAACAACTGATCCTGCACTACTCGCCACTCGTCAAATACGTCGCCGGCCGCGTCAGCGTCGGTCTGCCGCCCAACGTGGAGCAGGCCGACTTCGTGTCCTCGGGAGTCTTCGGCCTGATCGACGCCATCGAGAAGTTCGACCCCGAACGCTCCATCAAATTCGAGACCTACGCCATCACCCGCATCCGCGGCGCGATGATCGACGAACTGCGCGCCCTGGACTGGATCCCACGCTCCGTACGCCAGAAGGCCCGCGCCGTCGAGCGCGCCTACGCCACCCTCGAGGCCCAGCTGCGCCGCACTCCCACGGAGGCAGAGGTCGCCGAGGAGATGGGCATCGCGCTGGAGGAGCTCCACGGAGTGTTCAGCCAGCTGTCCCTGGCGAACGTGGTGGCGCTGGAAGAGCTCCTGCACGTCGGTGGCGAGGGCGGTGAACGGCTGAGCCTGATGGACACCCTCGAGGACACGGCCGCCGAGAACCCCGTCGAGATCGCCGAGGACCGCGAACTGAGACGGCTCCTGGCACGGGCCATCAACACCCTCCCCGACCGGGAGAAGACCGTGGTCACCCTCTACTACTACGAGGGCCTCACGCTCGCCGAGATCGGCAACGTCCTCGGCGTCACGGAGAGCAGGGTCAGCCAGATCCACACCAAGTCCGTACTCCAGCTCAGGGCGAAACTCGCCGACGTCGGCCGCTGA
- the dprA gene encoding DNA-processing protein DprA produces MTGIDAWGFATGTPPVPPAPRQPYEPQRTARAALTRILEPGDETAGRWLREMGPVALWHALTDDDAVPPTGASRTKIAGLRLRAARARPAEDLAEVAALGGRFLCPGDDEWPSQLDDLGDARPIGLWVRGQANLRLWALRSVSVVGARACTEYGAHLAATLSAGLADRGWTVASGAAYGIDGAAHRGTLAADGATIAVLACGVDHPYPRGHTELIGRIAEQGLLVAELAPGDHPTRSRFVQRNRVIAALTRGTVVVEAELRSGSLVTARRALALGRYTMGMPGPVTSGLSAGVHQLLRGEAAVVTDADEVIELVGSIGDLAPERRGPTLVRDLLDPVATRVLEALPARGATDSARLAQEAGTPHDLTHAKLLELQSLGFVQRYGDHWELARRAESTDGSRRGGP; encoded by the coding sequence ATGACCGGAATCGACGCATGGGGCTTCGCCACCGGCACCCCGCCCGTCCCACCAGCACCTCGACAGCCCTACGAACCACAGCGCACCGCCCGCGCCGCGCTCACCCGGATTCTCGAACCGGGCGACGAGACCGCCGGCCGCTGGCTCCGCGAGATGGGCCCGGTAGCCCTGTGGCACGCACTCACCGACGACGACGCCGTCCCGCCGACGGGCGCGAGCCGGACCAAGATCGCGGGCCTGAGACTGCGCGCCGCCCGGGCCCGCCCCGCCGAGGACCTCGCGGAGGTCGCCGCCCTCGGCGGCCGCTTCCTCTGCCCCGGTGACGACGAATGGCCCAGCCAGCTCGACGACCTCGGCGATGCCCGCCCCATCGGCCTCTGGGTGCGCGGGCAGGCCAACCTCAGGCTGTGGGCGCTGCGCTCCGTCTCCGTCGTCGGGGCCCGGGCCTGCACCGAATACGGCGCCCACCTCGCCGCCACCCTCAGCGCCGGACTCGCCGACCGCGGCTGGACCGTCGCCTCCGGTGCCGCCTACGGCATCGACGGCGCAGCCCACCGAGGCACCCTTGCCGCGGACGGCGCCACCATCGCCGTACTCGCCTGCGGCGTCGACCACCCCTACCCGCGCGGCCACACCGAACTGATCGGAAGGATCGCCGAACAAGGCTTGCTGGTGGCCGAGTTGGCGCCCGGCGACCACCCCACCCGCAGCCGCTTCGTCCAACGCAACCGCGTCATCGCCGCACTCACCAGAGGGACCGTCGTCGTGGAAGCCGAACTCCGCAGCGGCTCACTGGTCACCGCCCGGCGCGCACTCGCCCTCGGCCGCTACACGATGGGTATGCCGGGCCCCGTCACCAGCGGCCTGTCCGCCGGCGTCCACCAACTCCTGCGCGGCGAGGCCGCGGTGGTCACCGACGCCGACGAAGTCATCGAACTTGTCGGCAGCATCGGCGACCTCGCCCCCGAACGCCGCGGACCGACCCTGGTCCGCGACCTCCTCGACCCCGTCGCGACCCGCGTGCTGGAGGCGCTGCCGGCCCGCGGTGCAACGGACAGCGCACGCCTGGCGCAAGAAGCCGGCACGCCCCACGACCTCACCCACGCCAAGCTCCTGGAGCTGCAGTCCCTCGGATTCGTTCAAAGGTACGGCGACCACTGGGAGTTGGCGCGACGCGCCGAGAGCACCGACGGTTCCCGGCGAGGCGGTCCTTGA